Proteins from a single region of Desulfovibrio sp. JC022:
- the fliR gene encoding flagellar biosynthetic protein FliR: MTFFDFAPSDLMSFYLTLFRVSIVLFLLPFFGGNSIPKTVKAALTIVLTLGIWPHVTFDGSLMPASPYNIALMILGELLLGLILGISVHVMFAAIQTGGNLIGVQMGFSMVNVLDPLTGTNEAVTAHFLYMCAILVFLSINGHLYLMSAMVESFKYIPPGQIFISSTLTSQIMIISKDLFVLAVKVASPIIATIFVVDLGLALISKMAPQMNVLMLGFPLKIVAGFFVLGLVFNVLALHVGEFVADLPQYLLSIIKAGSPPDLPIGN; this comes from the coding sequence ATGACTTTTTTTGATTTTGCCCCCAGCGACCTGATGAGCTTTTACCTTACCCTATTCAGGGTAAGCATCGTGCTGTTTTTACTCCCTTTCTTTGGCGGCAACTCCATCCCTAAAACAGTTAAAGCCGCATTGACCATTGTTTTGACGCTCGGTATCTGGCCCCATGTGACCTTTGATGGCAGCCTCATGCCCGCCAGTCCATACAACATTGCCCTGATGATCCTTGGAGAACTGTTACTCGGTCTGATCTTGGGCATTTCCGTACATGTAATGTTTGCCGCCATCCAGACCGGAGGTAACCTCATCGGTGTGCAGATGGGTTTTTCCATGGTCAACGTCCTCGACCCGTTAACCGGAACTAACGAGGCGGTTACAGCGCACTTTCTATACATGTGCGCAATCCTGGTATTCCTGAGTATCAACGGCCATCTTTACCTGATGTCGGCCATGGTGGAGAGTTTTAAATACATTCCGCCGGGGCAGATTTTTATATCATCGACCCTGACCAGCCAGATAATGATCATATCCAAGGACCTGTTCGTCCTTGCGGTCAAAGTGGCATCACCTATTATCGCCACCATCTTCGTGGTTGACCTCGGCCTCGCACTGATCAGTAAAATGGCTCCGCAAATGAACGTGCTCATGCTCGGCTTTCCGCTCAAAATTGTGGCCGGTTTCTTTGTTCTTGGCCTTGTCTTTAATGTCCTAGCCTTGCATGTCGGAGAATTTGTAGCCGACCTGCCCCAATATTTATTAAGTATAATCAAGGCCGGAAGCCCCCCGGACCTGCCAATCGGTAACTAG
- a CDS encoding M23 family metallopeptidase, protein MLLKKYHVVIFKNPCDNARKFQLRGWIFFFIFALVAGLAGGNVYLWKYYQNYAGLETNLAHAEKAVQEQKAQLLSLSQKMKNISQDLDRVRNFDSKLRVMINLDQGNVQNVAPKGGSTGADFSKNYLPLYRQELLVRKMHDFLAQLSTEAKLEEVRQQEIIHSMRSKQDALDATPSIWPAEGWVTSPFGWRSSPFTGKREYHKGIDISCPTGTPIYAPAKGTVSFSGTQGGYGKLVKISHGANLGTRYGHMKQPIVKKGQVVTRGELIGYAGNTGRSTGPHVHYEVRLGGVPVNPMRYILN, encoded by the coding sequence ATGCTATTAAAAAAATATCACGTAGTCATATTTAAGAACCCCTGCGACAATGCCCGCAAATTCCAACTGCGAGGCTGGATCTTTTTCTTCATTTTCGCTTTGGTAGCCGGACTTGCCGGAGGCAATGTATATCTCTGGAAATACTACCAGAATTACGCCGGACTGGAAACAAACCTCGCCCATGCTGAAAAAGCGGTACAGGAGCAGAAAGCCCAGCTCCTTTCCCTTTCCCAAAAAATGAAGAACATTTCACAGGACCTTGACCGGGTCCGTAACTTTGACTCCAAACTGCGCGTAATGATCAACCTTGATCAAGGCAATGTGCAGAACGTAGCCCCAAAAGGCGGCTCAACCGGAGCTGATTTTTCCAAAAATTATCTGCCGCTATACAGACAGGAACTGCTTGTGCGCAAAATGCACGACTTTCTTGCCCAGCTTAGCACAGAAGCTAAACTGGAAGAAGTCAGACAGCAGGAAATCATTCACTCCATGCGTTCCAAACAGGACGCACTGGACGCAACACCGTCCATCTGGCCAGCAGAAGGCTGGGTTACTTCTCCCTTCGGCTGGAGAAGCTCCCCCTTCACAGGTAAACGTGAATACCATAAAGGGATTGACATTTCCTGCCCCACCGGCACCCCCATTTACGCACCGGCGAAAGGAACTGTATCCTTTTCCGGCACCCAAGGCGGCTACGGCAAGCTGGTCAAAATCAGCCACGGAGCAAACCTTGGAACCCGCTACGGACATATGAAACAGCCCATCGTCAAAAAAGGACAGGTCGTAACCCGCGGAGAACTTATCGGCTACGCAGGAAACACCGGACGTTCCACCGGACCGCATGTGCACTACGAAGTGCGCCTTGGCGGAGTTCCGGTAAATCCCATGCGCTACATTCTCAACTAG